A single window of Ovis canadensis isolate MfBH-ARS-UI-01 breed Bighorn chromosome 15, ARS-UI_OviCan_v2, whole genome shotgun sequence DNA harbors:
- the KCNA4 gene encoding potassium voltage-gated channel subfamily A member 4: MEVAMVSAESSGCNSHMPYGYAAQARARERERLAHSRAAAAAAVAAATAAVEGGGGSGGGAHHHHPSRGACTSHDPQSSRGSRRRRRQRPEKKKVHHRQGSFPHCSDLMPSGSEEKILRDLSEEDEEEDDEEDEEEEGRFYYSEEDHGEECSYTDLLAQDDGGGGGGGGGGGGGGYSSVRYSDCCERVVINVSGLRFETQMKTLAQFPETLLGDPEKRTQYFDPLRNEYFFDRNRPSFDAILYYYQSGGRLKRPVNVPFDIFTEEVKFYQLGEEALLKFREDEGFVREEEDRALPENEFKKQIWLLFEYPESSSPARGIAIVSVLVILISIVIFCLETLPEFRDDRDLIMALSTGGHGGLLNDTSAPHLENSGHTIFNDPFFIVETVCIVWFSFEFVVRCFACPSQALFFKNIMNVIDIVSILPYFITLGTDLAQQQGGGNGQQQQAMSFAILRIIRLVRVFRIFKLSRHSKGLQILGHTLRASMRELGLLIFFLFIGVILFSSAVYFAEADEPTTHFQSIPDAFWWAVVTMTTVGYGDMKPITVGGKIVGSLCAIAGVLTIALPVPVIVSNFNYFYHRETENEEQTQLTQNAVSCPYLPSNLLKKFRSSTSSSLGDKSEYLEMEEGVKESLCAKEKCQGKGDDSETDKNNCSNAKAVETDV; encoded by the coding sequence ATGGAGGTTGCAATGGTGAGTGCGGAGAGCTCAGGGTGCAACAGTCACATGCCTTATGGTTACGCGGCTCAGGCCCGGGCCCGCGAGCGCGAGAGGCTGGCTCACTCCAGGGCGGCTGCGGCTGCCGCGGTGGCCGCGGCCACAGCTGCGGTGGAAGGTGGCGGGGGCTCTGGAGGGGgcgcccaccaccaccacccatcgCGCGGGGCCTGCACCTCCCACGACCCCCAGAGCAGCCGGGGAAGTCGGAGGAGGAGGCGACAGCGCCCGGAGAAGAAGAAAGTCCACCATCGGCAGGGCAGCTTCCCTCACTGCTCCGACCTGATGCCCAGTGGCTCGGAGGAGAAGATCCTGCGGGATCTAAGTGAGGAGGACGAAGAGGAGGACGACGAGGAGGacgaggaagaggagggaaggtTTTATTACAGCGAGGAAGACCACGGCGAGGAGTGTTCCTACACCGACCTGCTGGCACAGGACgatggaggcggcggcggcggcggcggcggcggtggcggcggtggCTACAGCTCCGTCCGCTACAGTGACTGCTGTGAACGCGTGGTGATCAACGTCTCGGGTCTGCGCTTCGAGACCCAGATGAAAACCCTGGCCCAGTTTCCCGAGACTTTGCTGGGGGACCCTGAGAAGAGGACTCAGTATTTCGACCCTCTGCGCAACGAGTATTTTTTCGACAGAAACAGGCCTAGCTTTGATGCCATCTTATATTATTACCAGTCAGGGGGCCGCCTGAAGAGGCCAGTCAACGTCCCCTTTGATATCTTCACCGAGGAGGTGAAGTTCTACCAGTTGGGGGAGGAGGCACTGCTCAAGTTTCGGGAGGACGAGGGCTTTGTGAGAGAGGAGGAGGACAGGGCCTTGCCGGAGAACGAATTTAAGAAGCAGATCTGGCTGCTCTTTGAGTATCCGGAGAGCTCCAGTCCAGCCAGGGGCATAGCCATTGTCTCCGTCCTGGTCATCCTCATTTCCATCGTCATCTTCTGCCTGGAAACCTTGCCGGAGTTTCGGGACGACAGGGATCTCATCATGGCCCTGAGCACAGGCGGGCACGGTGGGTTGTTGAACGACACGTCGGCTCCCCACCTGGAGAACTCAGGGCACACGATCTTCAACGACCCCTTCTTCATCGTGGAGACAGTGTGCATTGTGTGGTTTTCTTTCGAGTTTGTGGTTCGCTGCTTTGCTTGTCCCAGCCAAGCCCTCTTCTTCAAAAACATCATGAACGTCATTGACATCGTCTCCATTTTGCCTTACTTCATCACGCTGGGCACGGATCTGGCCCAGCAGCAGGGGGGTGGCAacgggcagcagcagcaggccatgtCTTTTGCCATCCTCAGGATCATCCGTCTGGTCCGAGTATTCCGGATCTTCAAGCTCTCCAGACACTCCAAAGGCCTGCAGATCCTGGGCCACACGCTCCGAGCCAGCATGCGCGAGCTAGGCCTCCTgatcttcttcctcttcatcggggtcattctcttctccagcgcTGTGTATTTCGCGGAGGCGGATGAGCCGACCACCCACTTCCAAAGCATCCCCGATGCATTTTGGTGGGCCGTGGTGACTATGACAACCGTGGGCTACGGGGACATGAAGCCTATCACGGTGGGGGGCAAGATCGTAGGGTCTCTGTGTGCCATTGCAGGTGTCTTAACCATCGCTCTGCCCGTGCCGGTGATTGTCTCTAACTTTAACTATTTCTACCACAGAGAGACTGAAAATGAGGAACAGACACAGCTTACACAGAATGCAGTCAGTTGCCCATACCTCCCTTCTAATTTGCTGAAGAAATTTCGGAGCTCTACTTCTTCTTCCCTGGGGGACAAGTCAGAGTATCTAGAGATGGAAGAAGGAGTTAAGGAATCTCTCTGTGCAAAGGAGAAGTGTCAGGGAAAGGGGGATGACAGTGAGACAGATAAAAACAACTGTTCTAATGCGAAGGCTGTGGAGACCGACGTGTGA
- the LOC138420192 gene encoding uncharacterized protein, giving the protein MHPFQINHILPGQEVRLTGTKNLENTPLKLSGLLQQLEEGKKDLGGGRNRSGVAARIPPPISIPLALSLAAEAAHASPGRERAPAGGGARAVRGWGVHRGRQGRLQARRGGRSHDAAAARPPAWPPVAEALGSQWAAFQGPQMGAPRDEELIAEGEVSPLKLKWGPDGRAETSGEAGRGDFGGRSRLDRKVVTKVRTYVVNKRTMILWPQPQVEELREWCFLPG; this is encoded by the exons ATGCATCCCTTCCAGATCAATCACATTCTCCCAGGACAAGAAGTGAGATTGACTGGGACAAAGAACCTAGAAAATACACCTCTGAAGCTTTCTGGTTTG CtgcaacagctggaggaggggaagaaggatCTTGGGGGTGGAAGGAATCGCTCCGGTGTGGCAG CCCGAATTCCTCCTCCAATATCCATCCCTCTCGCTCTCTCGCTGGCTGCTGAAGCAGCACACGCCTCCCCTGGCCGGGAGCGCGcgccggccgggggcggggccagggccgTCCGAGGGTGGGGCGTTCACCGCGGTCGCCAGGGGCGCCTCCAGGCGCGGCGGGGCGGGCGCAGTCACGACGCCGCGGCTGCCCGGCCCCCGGCCTGGCCCCCAGTCGCCGAAGCTCTCGGGAGCCAGTGGGCAGCGTTCCAGGGTCCCCAGATGGGGGCCCCCAGGGACGAGGAGCTAATCGCAGAGGGAGAGGTGTCCCCTTTGAAGCTGAAATGGGGTCCCGACGGCAGGGCAGAAACGTCAGGAGAGGCTGGAAGAGGTGACTTCGGCGGCAGGTCCAGGCTCGACCGCAAG GTAGTGACAAAAGTTAGAACCTATGTTGTGAACAAACGTACCATGATCCTCTGGCCTCAACCGCAGGTGGAAGAATTGAGAGAATGGTGCTTCCTCCCCGGATAG